Proteins from a single region of Caloramator sp. E03:
- a CDS encoding ArsR/SmtB family transcription factor, with product METKIETCSCNIIHEDVVCKVKEKMPNEETLYDLAEFFKVFGDSTRIKIMCALFEEEMCVCDIAALLNMTQSAVSHQLRVLKQSRLVKYRKEGKVVYYSLDDEHIKDIFKEGLEHINERG from the coding sequence ATGGAAACAAAAATTGAAACCTGTTCATGTAATATAATACATGAAGATGTTGTGTGTAAAGTTAAAGAGAAAATGCCAAATGAAGAGACTCTTTATGATTTAGCAGAGTTTTTTAAAGTATTTGGTGATAGTACAAGAATAAAAATAATGTGTGCACTCTTTGAAGAGGAGATGTGTGTTTGTGATATTGCGGCTTTACTTAATATGACTCAATCTGCTGTATCCCATCAATTAAGGGTACTTAAACAATCAAGACTTGTAAAATATAGAAAGGAAGGAAAGGTTGTTTACTATTCACTTGATGATGAACATATTAAGGATATATTTAAAGAAGGATTGGAACATATAAATGAAAGGGGATGA
- a CDS encoding heavy metal translocating P-type ATPase, giving the protein MRYVFYLEGLGCANCAAKMEKCIKAIDGVDFALIDFANKKLIIDTDEKNYSLVLNRAKEIVKGIESHVNLTNYDEERTIEKKSFINWKESLRYGLGILFFILMFFVNKYTMRISFAILSYILIGGDILLKAFNNIKKGRVFDENFLMTIATIGAFFIGELPEAISVMLFYKIGETLQDMAVDNSRRSINKLLSLKVDYANLLNGTNILKVKPEDLNIGDLILIKPGERIPVDGIIVEGKSIIDMSSLTGESIPVACDMNSEVLSGAINLERMIKVKVTKTYENSTVKKILDLVENSASNKAKTENFITKFAEYYTPIVVLLAAIISFIPPILGYGSIAKWIYRGLIFLVVSCPCALVISIPLTFFSGIGLASKKGILIKGSNYIEALCNVKSIVFDKTGTLTKGRFKVVEIINNEGFTKEEVLKNAAYGEAFSNHPISKAILDEYREDIKENLIKEHREYTGKGCEAIVEGRKVCVGNSKFLISKGINVNNSITGTLIHVAIDEKYAGYIVIEDEIKEDSKISIDNIKDLGINLYMLTGDSKNSANRVSKILGIDDVYYELLPQDKVEILKDIKNKTKGSVAFVGDGINDAPVLRTSDVGIAMGALGQDAAIEASDVVITTDEIYKVYEAIKLSKLTKKIVMQNIVFAISVKLLVLILAAFGISNMWEAVFADVGVALLAVLNSTRIIASK; this is encoded by the coding sequence ATGAGGTATGTATTTTATCTTGAGGGGCTTGGATGTGCTAACTGTGCAGCAAAGATGGAAAAATGTATAAAGGCAATAGATGGCGTTGATTTTGCTTTAATAGATTTTGCAAATAAAAAGCTTATAATTGATACTGATGAGAAAAACTATTCACTGGTTTTAAATAGAGCAAAAGAAATAGTAAAAGGAATAGAATCACATGTCAACTTAACAAATTATGATGAAGAAAGAACTATTGAAAAGAAGAGCTTTATAAATTGGAAAGAGAGCTTAAGATATGGTTTAGGTATTTTATTTTTTATTCTTATGTTTTTTGTAAACAAGTATACGATGCGAATTAGCTTTGCTATTTTATCTTATATACTTATAGGAGGGGACATTCTTTTAAAGGCCTTTAATAATATTAAAAAAGGAAGAGTATTTGATGAAAACTTTTTAATGACAATTGCCACAATAGGAGCTTTTTTTATTGGAGAACTTCCTGAGGCAATATCAGTAATGCTTTTTTATAAAATTGGAGAAACCCTTCAGGATATGGCTGTTGATAATTCAAGAAGGTCTATAAATAAGCTTCTTTCTCTTAAAGTTGATTATGCTAACTTGTTAAATGGAACAAATATTTTAAAGGTTAAGCCTGAAGATTTAAATATTGGAGATTTAATATTAATAAAACCTGGTGAGAGAATTCCTGTTGATGGGATAATAGTGGAGGGCAAATCTATTATTGATATGTCATCACTAACAGGTGAATCTATTCCAGTAGCCTGTGATATGAATAGTGAGGTTCTATCAGGGGCTATAAATTTAGAAAGAATGATTAAGGTTAAGGTAACAAAAACTTATGAAAATTCAACAGTTAAAAAAATACTTGATTTAGTAGAAAATTCAGCTTCAAATAAGGCAAAAACAGAGAATTTTATTACAAAATTCGCAGAATATTATACTCCAATAGTTGTGCTTTTAGCTGCAATTATTTCTTTTATACCTCCTATTTTAGGATATGGTTCTATAGCTAAATGGATTTACAGAGGATTAATATTTCTTGTTGTATCTTGCCCTTGTGCCCTTGTTATTTCAATTCCTCTTACCTTTTTTAGTGGAATAGGGCTTGCATCTAAAAAGGGAATACTAATAAAAGGAAGTAATTATATTGAGGCACTTTGCAATGTTAAATCTATTGTTTTTGATAAAACAGGAACCCTTACAAAGGGAAGGTTTAAAGTTGTAGAAATAATAAATAATGAAGGATTTACTAAAGAAGAAGTCCTAAAAAATGCAGCTTATGGTGAAGCTTTTTCAAATCATCCAATTTCTAAGGCAATACTTGATGAGTATAGGGAAGATATAAAGGAAAATTTAATTAAAGAGCATAGAGAATACACTGGTAAAGGCTGTGAAGCTATAGTTGAAGGTAGAAAAGTGTGTGTTGGAAATTCTAAATTCTTAATTAGCAAAGGCATCAATGTTAATAATAGTATAACAGGAACTTTAATTCATGTTGCAATTGATGAAAAATATGCTGGATATATCGTTATAGAAGATGAGATAAAGGAAGATAGTAAAATTTCTATTGATAATATAAAAGATTTGGGAATAAATTTATATATGCTTACAGGAGATAGCAAAAATTCTGCTAATAGAGTTTCAAAAATTCTTGGAATAGATGATGTATATTATGAGCTTTTACCTCAAGATAAGGTTGAAATATTAAAGGATATAAAAAATAAAACAAAGGGAAGCGTAGCCTTTGTTGGAGATGGAATAAATGATGCACCTGTTTTAAGAACATCGGACGTTGGAATTGCTATGGGAGCTTTAGGGCAGGATGCTGCAATTGAAGCTTCAGATGTAGTAATAACAACCGATGAGATTTATAAAGTGTATGAGGCAATAAAACTATCGAAATTAACTAAAAAAATAGTTATGCAAAATATTGTATTTGCTATATCAGTTAAACTGTTAGTACTGATACTTGCTGCTTTTGGAATATCAAATATGTGGGAGGCTGTTTTTGCAGATGTTGGCGTAGCACTGCTTGCTGTTTTAAATTCTACAAGAATTATTGCCTCTAAATAA
- a CDS encoding TIM barrel protein: MDRLLFGISGLPLGDGSSKFTYKSAIAYLKSLGLDAMELPFVRSVNVTMKNKDEILEEKIKNDFYLSAHGSYFINLNADEIEKQEQSLERIIKGAKALSLVEGKSLVFHPGFYLSDSCDAAYNTIKENLLKLPDIGIEYRLETTGKPTQFGSLDELISLALEIKICKICVDFSHIHARGNGCLKTYDDFAEILDKIEKKLGKESLEDMHIHLSGINYGPKGEKNHLPFKESDFNYIECLKALKDFNVKGCIICESPILEYDAILLRDTYKNI; encoded by the coding sequence ATGGACAGATTATTATTTGGAATTTCAGGTCTTCCATTAGGGGACGGTTCTTCAAAATTTACTTATAAATCTGCAATTGCATACTTAAAATCTTTAGGACTTGATGCAATGGAGCTTCCCTTTGTTAGATCAGTTAATGTAACCATGAAAAATAAAGATGAAATTCTTGAAGAAAAAATTAAAAACGATTTTTATCTATCAGCCCACGGTTCATATTTTATAAACCTTAATGCGGATGAAATAGAAAAACAGGAACAATCTTTAGAGAGAATTATAAAAGGTGCAAAGGCTTTATCTTTAGTTGAAGGTAAAAGTCTTGTTTTCCATCCGGGATTTTATCTTAGCGATTCCTGCGATGCAGCATACAACACTATAAAGGAAAACCTTCTTAAGCTGCCTGATATAGGAATTGAATACAGGCTTGAAACAACAGGGAAACCTACTCAATTTGGGAGTTTAGATGAGCTTATATCTCTTGCCCTTGAAATTAAAATCTGTAAAATTTGCGTAGACTTTTCCCATATTCATGCAAGGGGTAACGGCTGCCTTAAAACTTATGATGATTTTGCAGAAATACTTGATAAAATAGAAAAAAAACTGGGGAAGGAATCATTAGAAGATATGCACATACATCTATCAGGTATAAACTATGGTCCAAAGGGAGAAAAAAATCACCTTCCATTTAAAGAAAGTGATTTTAATTATATAGAATGCCTAAAGGCTCTTAAAGATTTTAATGTTAAAGGGTGTATTATATGTGAAAGTCCAATACTTGAATACGATGCTATACTTTTAAGAGATACATATAAAAATATATAA
- a CDS encoding phage holin family protein, with product MEYVLRVFEMWKIKLIIGSFIMIFSPFKVSIVILFVLIIIDTITACSYAIRIRKFTSRRFQKAVKKIVVYFTTVFVVRLLEVGVATLIQTNIATRLILSFLILTEAISILENLTLLGLPIPNVVLKLMLGSLNLDKFDDIFGKEFTNKTYNKEIDDIIQYQLAFINDETMRKLLKIEFEEWKNVLNLIDVQITDYNSENQDLLFYRISSLIDVTKKSMLDKWTDEDIKQDIINKYKNCHDKIIQTLIETIKMICYSNESIEKKKKIITENIMTFLYKIITDVQKEEQIYRIMNQKA from the coding sequence ATGGAATATGTATTAAGAGTTTTTGAAATGTGGAAGATAAAGCTTATAATTGGTTCATTTATTATGATTTTTTCTCCTTTTAAAGTTTCTATTGTAATACTCTTTGTTCTGATTATTATTGATACGATAACTGCCTGCAGCTATGCAATTAGGATTAGAAAGTTTACAAGTAGAAGGTTTCAAAAGGCAGTTAAAAAAATTGTAGTGTATTTTACAACGGTGTTTGTTGTAAGGCTTCTTGAAGTTGGAGTGGCAACTCTTATTCAAACTAATATTGCAACAAGGCTTATATTAAGCTTTTTAATTTTAACTGAGGCGATAAGTATACTTGAAAATCTAACTTTACTTGGACTTCCTATCCCCAATGTAGTTTTAAAATTAATGCTTGGGAGTTTGAATTTAGACAAATTTGATGATATTTTTGGTAAAGAATTTACTAATAAGACCTATAACAAAGAAATAGATGATATAATACAATATCAGCTTGCTTTTATAAATGATGAAACAATGAGAAAACTACTAAAAATAGAATTTGAAGAATGGAAAAATGTATTAAATCTTATTGATGTTCAGATTACAGATTATAATTCTGAGAATCAAGATTTACTTTTTTATAGGATATCAAGTTTAATAGATGTAACTAAAAAATCAATGCTTGATAAATGGACTGATGAGGATATAAAACAGGATATAATAAATAAATATAAAAATTGCCATGATAAAATAATTCAGACTTTAATTGAGACTATTAAAATGATATGTTATTCAAATGAAAGTATTGAGAAAAAGAAGAAAATAATTACAGAAAATATAATGACGTTTTTATATAAAATTATAACTGATGTACAAAAGGAAGAACAAATTTACAGAATAATGAATCAAAAGGCATGA
- a CDS encoding TIGR03905 family TSCPD domain-containing protein, producing the protein MATYITNGVCSKQITFEIDNGIVKNVKFLGGCNGNAQGIESLVEGMKAEEVIKKLKGIKCGFRDTSCPDQLARAIEENL; encoded by the coding sequence ATGGCAACCTATATCACTAATGGAGTATGTTCAAAACAAATAACCTTTGAAATTGATAATGGAATTGTTAAAAACGTAAAATTCTTGGGAGGCTGCAATGGAAATGCTCAGGGAATTGAAAGTCTTGTTGAAGGCATGAAAGCTGAAGAAGTTATAAAAAAATTAAAAGGAATAAAATGTGGATTTAGAGATACATCATGTCCCGACCAGCTTGCAAGAGCAATTGAAGAAAATCTATAA
- a CDS encoding NADH peroxidase, translating to MKKWVCVICGYVHEGEEAPDKCPQCGAPKDKFIEKKEGELKWADEHRIGVAKDIDSEVLEGLRANFLGECTEVGMYLAMSRQADREGYPEVAEAYKRIAFEEAEHAAKFAELLGEVVLPDTKKNLKMRVEAEFGACDGKKKLATRAKELNYDAIHDTVHEMCKDEARHGAAFKGLLERYFKE from the coding sequence ATGAAAAAATGGGTTTGTGTAATATGTGGATATGTTCATGAAGGTGAGGAAGCACCAGATAAGTGCCCACAATGTGGTGCTCCTAAAGATAAATTTATTGAAAAGAAAGAAGGGGAACTTAAGTGGGCAGATGAACATAGAATTGGAGTTGCAAAGGATATAGATTCAGAGGTTTTAGAAGGCCTTAGGGCAAACTTTTTAGGTGAATGTACAGAAGTAGGTATGTATCTTGCTATGAGTCGCCAAGCAGACAGAGAAGGCTATCCAGAGGTTGCTGAAGCATATAAGAGGATAGCTTTTGAGGAAGCAGAGCATGCAGCTAAATTTGCTGAACTTTTAGGTGAGGTTGTTTTACCAGATACAAAGAAGAATCTTAAGATGAGGGTTGAAGCTGAGTTTGGTGCATGTGATGGTAAAAAGAAACTTGCTACAAGAGCAAAGGAACTTAATTACGATGCTATTCATGATACAGTACATGAAATGTGTAAGGATGAAGCAAGGCATGGAGCAGCATTTAAAGGACTTCTTGAAAGATACTTTAAAGAATAA
- a CDS encoding HDIG domain-containing metalloprotein, with protein MKDKKEIFKEIDIHLLMDKKPSDYLSRLFEDEFVSKTYPFTMINDLKKIEQNRKYHPEGDVFTHTLMVVDEAASRREKSKDPRVFMWAAFLHDIGKAPTTRVTEGRVTSYNHEKFGSKMAYEFLKEFTDDDEFIKKVVAMVRWHMEALYVIKNMAFSSIGEMLKEVSLDEIALLNLCDRIGRGDMSDEKVRDEMKGIKMFVEKCKEYKGHKT; from the coding sequence ATGAAGGATAAAAAAGAAATATTTAAAGAGATAGATATTCATCTTTTAATGGATAAAAAACCTTCTGATTATCTCTCAAGGCTGTTTGAAGATGAATTTGTTAGTAAAACTTATCCTTTTACAATGATTAATGATTTAAAGAAGATTGAACAGAATAGAAAATATCATCCTGAAGGGGATGTTTTTACTCATACTCTTATGGTTGTTGATGAAGCGGCAAGTAGAAGGGAAAAGAGCAAAGACCCAAGGGTATTTATGTGGGCAGCATTTTTACATGACATAGGTAAAGCCCCAACTACAAGGGTAACAGAAGGAAGAGTAACATCATATAACCATGAAAAGTTTGGTAGTAAGATGGCTTATGAGTTTTTAAAAGAATTTACTGATGATGATGAATTCATAAAAAAAGTGGTTGCTATGGTAAGATGGCACATGGAAGCATTATATGTAATAAAAAATATGGCCTTTTCAAGTATAGGAGAGATGCTAAAAGAAGTGTCATTAGATGAGATAGCACTTTTAAATCTTTGTGATAGAATTGGAAGAGGAGATATGAGCGATGAAAAAGTCAGGGATGAAATGAAAGGTATTAAAATGTTTGTTGAAAAGTGCAAAGAATATAAAGGACATAAAACTTAA
- the arcA gene encoding arginine deiminase encodes MKSFINVTSEIGKLKKVLLHRPGKEVENLVPEYLGRLLFDDIPYLKIAIQEHDKFAQILRENGVEVYYLEELVCEAVEDENVKREFIEEFLLESKILSSGLRDALFSYLYSMPTRDMINKVMAGVRKEEVEVKDAHSLSELMMDEYPFYLDPMPNLYFTRDPGASIGNGLTINRMRTEARRRETLFIKYIHKYHRFFKDSATPLWYDRTMPFAIEGGDELVLSDKILAIGCSERTSPEAIEIVVRNLFNSDTSFEKVLVFEIPKCRAFMHLDTVFTMVDYDKFTIHPGIQGPLSVYEITRGAGNSLKFSHTTCSLEKTLCKALNIPSVELIKCGGGDIIIAGREQWNDGSNTLAIAPGVVVTYDRNYVTNELLDKKGIKVIPIPSSELSRGRGGPRCMSMPLERENLKY; translated from the coding sequence ATGAAATCTTTTATTAATGTAACCTCCGAGATAGGCAAGCTAAAAAAAGTTCTTTTACATAGACCGGGGAAAGAAGTTGAGAACCTTGTACCTGAGTATCTCGGAAGACTTTTGTTTGATGACATACCTTATCTTAAAATTGCAATACAGGAACATGATAAATTTGCACAGATTCTAAGAGAAAATGGGGTTGAGGTATATTATCTTGAAGAGCTTGTTTGTGAGGCTGTTGAAGATGAAAATGTAAAAAGAGAGTTTATTGAAGAATTTTTACTTGAAAGTAAAATTCTATCTTCAGGACTTAGAGATGCTTTATTTTCATACCTTTATTCAATGCCTACAAGGGATATGATAAATAAGGTTATGGCTGGCGTTAGAAAGGAAGAAGTAGAAGTTAAAGATGCTCATTCTCTTTCTGAACTGATGATGGATGAATACCCTTTTTATCTTGATCCTATGCCAAACCTATATTTTACCAGAGATCCTGGGGCATCAATAGGCAATGGTTTGACTATTAACAGAATGAGAACTGAGGCAAGAAGACGAGAAACATTATTCATAAAATATATACATAAATATCATAGATTCTTTAAAGATAGTGCTACGCCTCTTTGGTATGATAGGACGATGCCCTTTGCAATAGAAGGAGGAGATGAGCTTGTACTTTCAGATAAGATCTTGGCGATAGGTTGTAGTGAAAGAACTTCACCTGAGGCAATTGAAATTGTTGTAAGAAATCTTTTTAATTCAGATACGAGCTTTGAAAAAGTTCTTGTTTTTGAAATACCAAAATGCAGGGCATTTATGCATCTTGATACTGTATTTACGATGGTTGATTATGATAAGTTTACTATACATCCTGGTATACAAGGACCTTTGAGTGTCTATGAAATAACAAGAGGAGCAGGTAATAGCCTTAAATTTAGTCATACTACATGTTCTCTTGAAAAGACTTTATGTAAGGCATTGAATATTCCTTCTGTAGAGCTTATAAAGTGTGGTGGCGGAGATATAATAATTGCAGGACGTGAGCAGTGGAATGATGGTTCTAATACACTTGCAATAGCTCCTGGGGTTGTTGTAACCTATGATAGAAACTATGTTACAAATGAATTACTTGACAAAAAAGGCATTAAGGTAATTCCAATACCAAGTTCAGAGCTATCAAGAGGCAGAGGTGGACCAAGATGTATGAGTATGCCTCTTGAGAGAGAAAACTTAAAATATTAA
- the argF gene encoding ornithine carbamoyltransferase — MPVNLKGRSFLTLMDFTPEEIRYLLDLSHDLKAKKRAGIHNELLKGKNIVLLFEKTSTRTRCAFEVAALDEGAHVTFLDSNSSQMGKKESLEDTAKVLGRYYDGIEYRGFKQSVVEDLAKYSGVPVWNGLTDVDHPTQILADLMTIEEHVSKPLKKVKVVFVGDTRNNMSYAWMYGCAKLGMHYVAYGPKELWPEKEVVEKVQEVAKETGAVIEISDSIECLKGADVVYTDVWASMGEEDKLAERVRLLTPYRVTMDMLKATENSDVIFMHCLPSFHDFETKLAKEAKEKMGLDIREVTDEVFRSKHSVVFDEAENRMHTIKAVMVATL; from the coding sequence ATGCCAGTTAATTTAAAAGGAAGAAGTTTTTTAACACTTATGGACTTTACTCCAGAGGAAATTAGATACTTACTTGACTTATCCCATGATTTGAAAGCAAAAAAGAGAGCAGGAATACATAATGAACTTTTAAAAGGAAAAAACATTGTTCTTCTATTTGAAAAGACTTCAACAAGAACAAGATGTGCTTTTGAAGTTGCTGCATTAGATGAAGGAGCACATGTTACTTTCCTTGATTCAAATAGTTCACAGATGGGTAAAAAGGAATCTCTTGAAGATACTGCAAAGGTTCTTGGAAGATATTATGATGGGATTGAATACAGAGGGTTTAAACAGTCAGTTGTTGAAGATCTTGCAAAGTATTCAGGAGTTCCTGTATGGAATGGTTTAACTGATGTTGATCACCCAACACAAATACTTGCTGATCTTATGACAATTGAAGAACATGTTTCAAAGCCACTAAAAAAAGTCAAAGTGGTATTTGTTGGGGATACAAGAAATAACATGTCTTATGCATGGATGTATGGCTGTGCAAAATTAGGAATGCATTATGTTGCTTATGGACCAAAGGAGCTTTGGCCAGAGAAGGAAGTAGTTGAAAAGGTACAAGAAGTTGCAAAGGAAACTGGTGCTGTAATTGAAATTTCAGATAGTATAGAATGCTTAAAGGGAGCAGATGTTGTATATACAGATGTTTGGGCTTCAATGGGAGAAGAAGATAAGCTTGCTGAAAGAGTTAGGCTTTTAACTCCATACAGGGTTACTATGGATATGCTTAAGGCGACTGAAAATTCAGATGTAATATTTATGCACTGCCTGCCATCTTTCCATGACTTTGAAACAAAGCTTGCAAAGGAAGCAAAGGAAAAGATGGGGCTTGATATTAGGGAAGTTACTGATGAGGTATTTAGAAGTAAGCATTCTGTTGTATTTGATGAAGCAGAAAACAGAATGCATACTATAAAGGCAGTAATGGTTGCTACTTTATAG
- the arcC gene encoding carbamate kinase, with translation MARIVVALGGNALQANPKDISAEAQLETCHATSKAIVDLIEDGHEVIIAHGNGPQVGQIIATYEAANSIDETKPVMPFPECGAMSQGYIGYHLQQAIRQEMKNRGINKQVAAIVTQVVVDKDDPGFKNPTKPVGSFFTQEQAKKLIEEKGYIMKEDAGRGWRRVVASPMPKAVVEEEIVRTLVEAGHIVITVGGGGVPVIEKEDGSLEGVPAVIDKDLASEKIAEILDADELVILTAVEQVAINFNKPNQKNLSSMTIEEAEMYMMEGHFAPGSMLPKVKAAVMFAQSKKGRKAIITSLEKARDALKGKTGTVITM, from the coding sequence ATGGCAAGAATAGTAGTTGCACTTGGAGGAAATGCACTTCAAGCAAACCCAAAGGATATATCAGCAGAAGCCCAACTTGAAACATGCCATGCCACATCAAAAGCAATTGTAGATTTAATAGAAGATGGCCATGAAGTTATAATTGCCCATGGAAATGGGCCCCAGGTTGGTCAAATTATTGCAACCTATGAGGCGGCAAACTCAATTGATGAAACAAAGCCTGTAATGCCTTTTCCAGAGTGTGGTGCAATGAGTCAGGGATATATTGGATATCACCTTCAGCAAGCAATAAGGCAGGAGATGAAAAATAGAGGTATAAATAAGCAAGTTGCTGCAATTGTAACTCAGGTTGTAGTTGATAAGGATGATCCTGGTTTTAAAAATCCTACAAAGCCAGTAGGCTCATTTTTTACTCAAGAACAGGCTAAAAAGCTTATAGAAGAAAAAGGCTATATTATGAAAGAAGATGCTGGAAGAGGATGGAGAAGAGTTGTTGCATCACCTATGCCAAAGGCCGTTGTTGAGGAAGAGATAGTTAGAACTCTCGTTGAGGCAGGCCATATAGTAATTACAGTTGGAGGAGGAGGAGTCCCTGTTATTGAAAAAGAAGATGGCAGTCTAGAGGGAGTTCCTGCGGTTATAGATAAAGATTTAGCTTCTGAAAAGATTGCAGAGATTCTTGATGCTGATGAACTTGTAATATTGACTGCTGTGGAACAGGTTGCTATAAATTTTAATAAACCCAATCAGAAAAACCTTTCAAGTATGACAATAGAAGAAGCTGAAATGTATATGATGGAAGGTCATTTTGCACCTGGTTCAATGCTTCCAAAGGTTAAGGCTGCTGTTATGTTTGCTCAGTCGAAGAAAGGAAGAAAGGCAATAATTACATCCCTTGAGAAGGCAAGAGATGCTTTAAAAGGTAAAACTGGTACTGTAATTACAATGTAG
- a CDS encoding DUF441 domain-containing protein encodes MESNIILLILLVMSVLGRANSVAAAICFLLLFKLLTVDRFIFPYLENGGVFWGLVILTSAILIPIASGKITLFNIRKVFLSWIGILALILSLFTTYLSGLGLEYLTMDGRSDIMPALILGAVISAAFLKGVPVGPLVTSGLLVLLLRFIHKI; translated from the coding sequence TTGGAATCAAATATAATCCTTCTTATTCTTCTTGTAATGTCTGTACTTGGACGAGCCAATTCTGTTGCAGCTGCAATATGTTTTCTATTGTTATTTAAACTTTTGACAGTAGATAGATTTATATTCCCTTATCTTGAAAACGGTGGTGTATTTTGGGGACTTGTTATACTTACTTCAGCAATATTAATTCCAATAGCAAGTGGTAAAATTACACTCTTTAACATTAGAAAAGTATTCTTATCATGGATTGGAATATTAGCATTAATACTTTCTCTTTTTACAACTTATTTGAGTGGTCTTGGACTTGAGTATCTTACAATGGATGGTAGAAGCGATATAATGCCGGCTCTAATATTAGGTGCTGTCATTTCTGCTGCATTTTTAAAGGGTGTACCAGTAGGTCCTCTTGTTACATCTGGTCTTCTTGTACTGCTTTTAAGGTTTATACATAAAATCTAA
- a CDS encoding amidase domain-containing protein — translation MLFKLISIIILLTISVSAFNTKKTFKENELKDEIEYILEDYFKERCNSLIIGDYKNLQNQFDLTSKYGKWSFEHEQKRISFIKKWCEARGTKFVNAETKLKIFSIKGNKDLVKVYLSDITKVQYIYVQQEDSPLNEFCYGTRHSINLINKGGIYLITTDWYNDPLEDTIQESGTPVQSIIENQINKYVWVNYNRKKAVEYADKYCGANFYIEDGYKYNKKYRNFADLGGDCANFASQVLSDKDAGGIKMGGGWLYINGQASASWVNAGAFTYHLLYSGKAKLISKGKYSKVINSIQYLSPGDIIAYQRKNDIVHVSIVTAIDTMMVPLVNSHTNDRYHVPWDLGWNSNDITFWLLKING, via the coding sequence ATACTGTTTAAATTAATATCTATTATAATACTTTTAACCATATCAGTATCAGCTTTTAATACAAAGAAAACCTTTAAAGAAAATGAACTTAAAGATGAAATAGAATACATTCTTGAAGATTATTTTAAAGAAAGATGCAACTCCCTTATTATAGGAGATTATAAAAACTTACAAAATCAATTTGATTTAACAAGCAAATATGGAAAATGGTCCTTTGAACATGAACAAAAGCGCATTAGCTTTATAAAAAAGTGGTGTGAGGCAAGAGGAACAAAATTCGTAAACGCTGAAACTAAACTTAAAATATTCAGTATAAAAGGTAATAAAGATTTAGTTAAAGTCTATTTAAGCGATATAACCAAAGTACAATATATATATGTTCAACAGGAAGACTCTCCTTTAAATGAATTTTGCTATGGTACAAGGCATTCTATAAACCTCATAAATAAGGGAGGAATCTACCTTATTACAACTGACTGGTACAATGATCCTCTTGAGGATACAATTCAAGAATCTGGAACACCTGTACAAAGTATAATTGAAAATCAAATAAATAAATATGTATGGGTTAATTATAATAGAAAAAAGGCAGTTGAATATGCAGATAAATATTGTGGAGCAAATTTTTATATAGAAGATGGATATAAATACAATAAAAAATATAGAAACTTTGCTGACTTAGGAGGAGATTGTGCTAATTTCGCATCGCAGGTTCTATCAGATAAAGATGCTGGAGGAATAAAAATGGGAGGAGGATGGCTATATATAAACGGTCAGGCAAGTGCTTCCTGGGTTAATGCAGGTGCATTTACTTATCATTTACTCTATTCTGGAAAAGCTAAACTTATTTCAAAAGGTAAATACTCTAAAGTAATAAACTCAATACAATATTTATCCCCAGGAGATATAATAGCCTATCAAAGAAAAAATGACATTGTTCATGTTTCAATTGTAACGGCTATAGATACTATGATGGTACCTCTTGTAAACTCCCATACAAATGACAGGTATCATGTACCTTGGGATTTAGGTTGGAATAGCAATGATATAACTTTTTGGCTCCTTAAAATAAATGGATAA